The following are from one region of the Flavobacteriaceae bacterium UJ101 genome:
- the DPO4|dinB gene encoding DNA-directed DNA polymerase (Poorly processive, error-prone DNA polymerase involved in untargeted mutagenesis. Copies undamaged DNA at stalled replication forks, which arise in vivo from mismatched or misaligned primer ends. These misaligned primers can be extended by PolIV. Exhibits no 3'-5' exonuclease (proofreading) activity. May be involved in translesional synthesis, in conjunction with the beta clamp from PolIII; Belongs to the DNA polymerase type-Y family; Contains 1 umuC domain.; KEGG: ccu:Ccur_06310 DNA polymerase IV) has translation MSAFFNLENQLANRKIIHIDMDAFYASVEQYDNPDLRGKPIAVGGGSDRGVVAAASYESRKFGVRSAMSGKQAKKLCPDLIFVKARFSRYKEVSTQIRKIFYEYTDLVEPLSLDEAFLDVTVNKINNPSATFIAEEIRAKIFEKTGLTASAGISVNKFLAKIASDENKPNGQYLIPPHKIESFLEDLRIERFFGIGKVTADKMKKMGIFTGKDLKEWPLEELEKRFKSSGRHYYQIVRGIHQSPVKPFRERKSLSAERTFSEDIIDVTVLDEKLFEICREVNQRLKKGDFRGKTVTLKIKYKDFTVSTRSKTFDFYFNDYKTIYSEAKELLLANFPKKFIRLLGVGVSNFEKEEEPQEFKPYQIEIPFKGFYE, from the coding sequence TTGAGTGCTTTTTTTAACTTGGAAAATCAACTGGCAAATAGAAAAATTATTCACATTGATATGGATGCCTTTTATGCATCCGTAGAGCAATATGATAATCCTGATTTAAGGGGGAAGCCTATTGCTGTAGGTGGTGGAAGCGATCGTGGAGTGGTAGCGGCAGCAAGTTATGAATCTCGTAAATTTGGTGTGCGATCAGCTATGTCAGGAAAGCAGGCTAAAAAATTATGTCCAGATTTGATTTTTGTAAAAGCTCGTTTTTCACGTTATAAAGAGGTTTCAACTCAAATTCGAAAAATCTTTTATGAGTATACCGATTTGGTAGAGCCTTTGTCTTTAGATGAAGCTTTTTTAGATGTAACAGTGAATAAAATAAATAATCCTTCTGCGACCTTTATAGCAGAAGAAATTCGTGCTAAAATTTTTGAAAAGACAGGGCTTACAGCTTCGGCAGGGATCTCTGTTAATAAATTTCTTGCTAAAATTGCTTCGGATGAAAATAAACCCAATGGTCAATATTTAATTCCTCCACATAAAATAGAATCTTTTTTAGAAGATCTTCGTATTGAGCGTTTCTTTGGTATAGGTAAGGTTACGGCTGATAAAATGAAAAAGATGGGAATTTTTACAGGAAAAGATCTAAAAGAATGGCCGCTAGAAGAGTTGGAAAAGCGTTTTAAGAGCTCTGGAAGACATTACTATCAGATTGTAAGAGGAATTCATCAGTCTCCTGTAAAACCGTTTAGAGAACGCAAATCGTTAAGTGCAGAACGTACTTTTAGTGAAGATATTATTGACGTTACAGTTTTAGATGAAAAATTGTTTGAAATTTGTAGAGAAGTGAATCAGCGTTTAAAAAAAGGTGATTTTAGAGGGAAAACCGTTACATTAAAAATAAAGTATAAAGATTTTACCGTTTCAACGCGTAGTAAGACATTTGATTTCTATTTCAATGATTATAAAACGATTTATTCTGAGGCAAAAGAGCTGTTACTAGCTAATTTCCCTAAAAAATTCATTCGTTTACTAGGTGTTGGGGTTTCT